The following proteins are encoded in a genomic region of Gammaproteobacteria bacterium:
- a CDS encoding pyridoxal-phosphate dependent enzyme, which yields MIYENAIEAIGRTPIVRLSRVHPPGNLVAKLEFLNPGGSIKERIAVTMIDRAEQLGLLEPGGTIVEPTSGNTGVGLAIIAAIRGYKAIFTVPDKVSKEKQDLLRAYGATVIVTPTELLPDHPESYYGVARR from the coding sequence GTGATCTACGAAAACGCCATCGAAGCGATCGGGCGTACACCCATCGTCCGTCTTTCGCGCGTTCATCCTCCCGGGAATCTCGTCGCGAAACTCGAGTTCCTCAACCCCGGTGGTTCGATCAAAGAGCGGATTGCCGTCACGATGATCGACCGGGCGGAGCAACTCGGCCTCCTCGAGCCCGGCGGCACCATCGTCGAGCCGACCAGCGGCAACACCGGAGTCGGTCTGGCAATCATCGCGGCCATACGCGGCTACAAGGCCATCTTCACCGTTCCGGACAAAGTCTCGAAGGAGAAACAGGACCTCCTGCGCGCGTACGGCGCGACCGTCATCGTCACACCGACGGAACTGCTCCCCGATCATCCGGAGTCCTACTACGGGGTGGCACGGCG